Proteins found in one Triticum urartu cultivar G1812 chromosome 4, Tu2.1, whole genome shotgun sequence genomic segment:
- the LOC125551797 gene encoding protein CHUP1, chloroplastic-like isoform X2 gives MKQQVLSNAHGGRISSPSVAARTRVPRAAAAATPIKEAPSSPAPAPATPPRARRLVRVSSKEERVVTGAAAKPKRHKEDSEEETRKLRGEVEALRKEVERLQLLNTELECDKSDLTHQLALARCTITRLQEQHDIYAQTAVAQRNNLKDSAMSKPQPPKPPSPPPPPPPSKILGRAPAPPPPPPQRGTIGTVNKATALVEMYNSLNKRDTKKAVTVSAAHHNSIVGELQNRSTHLLAIKTDVETKGDFINGLINKVQTTTYTDVEQVLTFVDWLDQQLSTLSDETGVLKHFSWPERKADALREAAFEYRDLKCVVTEISSLNADDGSPTSCEATLRKISSLLDKLEKSMKRLVNLRSSVMPCYKQFGIPTEWMLDSGIASKMRLASVTLAKVYMKRALKEITAYTGGGNEAALVAQSVRFTYRVHQFAGGLDSEAMRAFEELTQRSRLTAV, from the exons ATGAAGCAGCAGGTTTTGAGCAACGCCCATGGCGGCAGGATCTCCTCGCCATCGGTGGCCGCGCGAACCAGGGTTccaagagcagcagcagcagcaacaccCATCAAGGAAGctccttcgtctccagctccggCACCCGCCACCCCTCCTCGGGCCAGAAGGCTTGTGAGGGTGAGCAGCAAGGAGGAGAGGGTGGTGACTGGTGCAGCTGCAAAGCCAAAGAGGCACAAGGAGGATTCCGAGGAGGAGACGCGCAAGCTGCGTGGGGAGGTGGAGGCCCTGAGGAAGGAGGTGGAGAGGCTGCAGCTGCTCAACACCGAGCTGGAATGTGACAAGAGCGACCTGACGCACCAGCTCGCCCTTGCGCGCTGCACCATCACCCGACTTCAGGAGCAGCATGACATCTAT GCGCAGACCGCTGTGGCGCAACGAAACAACCTAAAAGACAGTGCCATGAGCAAACCACAGCCTCCGAAGCCcccctcaccgccgccgccaccaccacctagTAAAATCCTCGGAAGAGCCCCGGcaccgcctcctccccctccgCAACGTGGCACAATAGGCACAGTGAACAAGGCAACCGCGTTGGTTGAGATGTACAACTCCCTGAACAAGCGTGACACCAAGAAAGCTGTGACTGTCAGTGCTGCTCATCACAACAGCATCGTCGGCGAGCTACAGAACCGCTCCACGCACTTATTGGCG ATCAAGACGGATGTCGAAACAAAAGGAGACTTCATCAATGGTCTCATTAACAAAGTTCAGACCACTACTTACACCGATGTGGAGCAAGTGCTGACCTTTGTTGATTGGCTTGATCAACAACTTTCAACTCTG TCGGATGAAACAGGCGTGTTGAAGCACTTCAGTTGGCCGGAGAGGAAAGCTGATGCACTCCGGGAAGCAGCGTTTGAATACCGGGATCTCAAGTGTGTCGTAACAGAGATCTCTTCCCTGAACGCCGACGATGGCAGCCCTACTTCGTGTGAGGCTACTCTGAGGAAGATATCAAGCCTGCTGGATAA GTTGGAGAAGAGCATGAAGAGATTAGTGAACCTGAGGAGCTCGGTGATGCCGTGCTATAAACAGTTTGGAATTCCGACTGAATGGATGCTTGATTCAGGGATTGCTTCGAAG ATGAGGTTGGCATCAGTAACACTGGCAAAGGTGTACATGAAAAGAGCCCTCAAGGAAATAACAGCTTATACAGGAGGAGGGAATGAGGCTGCTCTTGTCGCTCAAAGCGTGCGTTTCACATATAGGGTTCACCAG TTTGCGGGAGGACTCGACAGTGAAGCGATGCGCGCCTTTGAAGAGCTAACGCAACGTTCTCGGTTGACTGCTGTTTAG
- the LOC125551798 gene encoding G8 domain-containing protein DDB_G0286311-like: MVVRLLFLLLPLACSLLFLELPSVSGKPTVHDDLDPAQVTNPTTPITVPSTNPTPTIITVPSTNPTITIPSLNPLPTPITTPSNDPSTTLPLPTPSTSAPNTPVTIPVTTPSTFPPSAPLTNPATNPMVPTVGTTPPTSPTTTPVTAPVVSGQQAWCVAKAGSSQTALQDALDYACGIGGADCSPIQPSGSCYYPNTLEAHASYAFNSYYQKNPAPSSCDFRGAAMLANANPSSATCVLASSMSSPTSSTAGSTAPTTSSTSPVTSSSDSDPGSSVLNSSGSGISGSSDFGSDFPGEANTGNGWHSILPSGWSWAGLFSTLALPYVGGIF; this comes from the exons ATGGTGGTtcgcctcctcttcctcctcctgcCCCTCGCTTGCTCCCTCCTCTTCCTCGAGCTCCCCTCGGTCTCAG GCAAACCAACTGTCCATGATGACTTGGATCCAGCTCAAGTGACCAACCCGACCACGCCCATCACAGTCCCATCGACGAACCCAACACCAACAATCATCACCGTGCCGTCCACAAACCCTACCATCACAATCCCTTCATTAAACCCTTTGCCCACACCTATCACAACCCCCTCAAACGACCCTTCTACCACATTACCATTGCCAACCCCTTCGACATCTGCACCCAACACGCCAGTCACCATTCCTGTTACCACCCCTTCGACATTCCCCCCATCGGCACCACTGACAAACCCAGCGACGAACCCAATGGTGCCTACTGTCGGCACTACACCGCCTACTTCTCCGACCACTACTCCAGTCACAGCTCCAGTTGTGTCAGGGCAGCAAGCCTGGTGCGTGGCCAAGGCCGGCTCATCACAAACCGCGCTCCAGGACGCACTGGACTATGCGTGCGGTATTGGTGGAGCAGATTGCTCACCAATACAGCCATCAGGGAGCTGCTATTATCCAAATACCTTGGAAGCCCATGCGTCATACGCCTTCAACAGCTATTACCAGAAGAACCCTGCACCCTCCAGCTGCGACTTTAGGGGTGCCGCAATGCTTGCCAATGCTAATCCAA GCTCAGCAACCTGTGTATTGGCATCATCAATGTCTTCTCCAACGAG CTCTACTGCTGGATCCACTGCTCCTACTACATCATCCACTAGCCCTGTTACTAGTTCATCTGATTCTGATCCAGGATCATCAGTACTGAACTCGAGTGGCTCAGGCATTTCTGGATCATCAGACTTTGGGTCGGACTTCCCAGGAGAGGCCAACACTGGCAATGGTTGGCACTCAATCTTGCCCTCTGGCTGGTCCTGGGCAGGTTTGTTCTCAACGCTTGCATTGCCATACGTTGGAGGGATATTTTGA
- the LOC125551797 gene encoding protein CHUP1, chloroplastic-like isoform X1 — MKQQVLSNAHGGRISSPSVAARTRVPRAAAAATPIKEAPSSPAPAPATPPRARRLVRVSSKEERVVTGAAAKPKRHKEDSEEETRKLRGEVEALRKEVERLQLLNTELECDKSDLTHQLALARCTITRLQEQHDIYQAQTAVAQRNNLKDSAMSKPQPPKPPSPPPPPPPSKILGRAPAPPPPPPQRGTIGTVNKATALVEMYNSLNKRDTKKAVTVSAAHHNSIVGELQNRSTHLLAIKTDVETKGDFINGLINKVQTTTYTDVEQVLTFVDWLDQQLSTLSDETGVLKHFSWPERKADALREAAFEYRDLKCVVTEISSLNADDGSPTSCEATLRKISSLLDKLEKSMKRLVNLRSSVMPCYKQFGIPTEWMLDSGIASKMRLASVTLAKVYMKRALKEITAYTGGGNEAALVAQSVRFTYRVHQFAGGLDSEAMRAFEELTQRSRLTAV; from the exons ATGAAGCAGCAGGTTTTGAGCAACGCCCATGGCGGCAGGATCTCCTCGCCATCGGTGGCCGCGCGAACCAGGGTTccaagagcagcagcagcagcaacaccCATCAAGGAAGctccttcgtctccagctccggCACCCGCCACCCCTCCTCGGGCCAGAAGGCTTGTGAGGGTGAGCAGCAAGGAGGAGAGGGTGGTGACTGGTGCAGCTGCAAAGCCAAAGAGGCACAAGGAGGATTCCGAGGAGGAGACGCGCAAGCTGCGTGGGGAGGTGGAGGCCCTGAGGAAGGAGGTGGAGAGGCTGCAGCTGCTCAACACCGAGCTGGAATGTGACAAGAGCGACCTGACGCACCAGCTCGCCCTTGCGCGCTGCACCATCACCCGACTTCAGGAGCAGCATGACATCTAT CAGGCGCAGACCGCTGTGGCGCAACGAAACAACCTAAAAGACAGTGCCATGAGCAAACCACAGCCTCCGAAGCCcccctcaccgccgccgccaccaccacctagTAAAATCCTCGGAAGAGCCCCGGcaccgcctcctccccctccgCAACGTGGCACAATAGGCACAGTGAACAAGGCAACCGCGTTGGTTGAGATGTACAACTCCCTGAACAAGCGTGACACCAAGAAAGCTGTGACTGTCAGTGCTGCTCATCACAACAGCATCGTCGGCGAGCTACAGAACCGCTCCACGCACTTATTGGCG ATCAAGACGGATGTCGAAACAAAAGGAGACTTCATCAATGGTCTCATTAACAAAGTTCAGACCACTACTTACACCGATGTGGAGCAAGTGCTGACCTTTGTTGATTGGCTTGATCAACAACTTTCAACTCTG TCGGATGAAACAGGCGTGTTGAAGCACTTCAGTTGGCCGGAGAGGAAAGCTGATGCACTCCGGGAAGCAGCGTTTGAATACCGGGATCTCAAGTGTGTCGTAACAGAGATCTCTTCCCTGAACGCCGACGATGGCAGCCCTACTTCGTGTGAGGCTACTCTGAGGAAGATATCAAGCCTGCTGGATAA GTTGGAGAAGAGCATGAAGAGATTAGTGAACCTGAGGAGCTCGGTGATGCCGTGCTATAAACAGTTTGGAATTCCGACTGAATGGATGCTTGATTCAGGGATTGCTTCGAAG ATGAGGTTGGCATCAGTAACACTGGCAAAGGTGTACATGAAAAGAGCCCTCAAGGAAATAACAGCTTATACAGGAGGAGGGAATGAGGCTGCTCTTGTCGCTCAAAGCGTGCGTTTCACATATAGGGTTCACCAG TTTGCGGGAGGACTCGACAGTGAAGCGATGCGCGCCTTTGAAGAGCTAACGCAACGTTCTCGGTTGACTGCTGTTTAG